The Bradysia coprophila strain Holo2 chromosome II, BU_Bcop_v1, whole genome shotgun sequence genome has a segment encoding these proteins:
- the LOC119073948 gene encoding zinc finger CCCH-type with G patch domain-containing protein, which produces MSEAELLTSIDEYQTQLIQVEKTIALCTDPTQRDSLENLRKDLTELLDLTKEQLNELGSGQSTDPFEDEMKLFLSEIRSVEQSEDVAEDVDENFEARIETIKTQLTEIVGKKFLAPYNSWNGKAFHNAFVCSLDDTTDYDETVTLDNIKIKVLFINPTHRDMVPCSYFLDGSCKFDSDRCHYSHGELVLYKELQDYKEPNFQLLQQMKCPVLVKQSDRIWHRGRVTSSNFDEQRCTVKLEQNNKEICCEFPDVLPMHCDSPTSEDESSDSNSYGEERHKQILVDRTLLNPSTDGVLGEWEKHTKGFGSKMMQKFGYILGTGLGNNGEGIVDPVQIQILPAGKSLDYCMELRERANGDKDLFNVDRKWKKQQKKQELVNARAYERNRQSSNVFNFLNDSILATMDGGRDAVPTPQAQTQPKPVELKTHSTKNLNVAAFKLGEDIKKLEKDIQSVKDSMARQQRGTPVYSKLSAKLSSKHSELTELKKSEKNVTSEQIFRKDKSKLTIF; this is translated from the exons ATGTCTGAAGCAGAACTCTTAACGTCGATAGACGAATATCAAACCCAA CTCATTCAAGTAGAGAAAACAATTGCATTATGTACCGACCCGACACAACGTGATTCATTGGAGAATCTGAGAAAGGATCTGACCGAATTGTTGGATCTAACCAAGGAGCAACTGAATGAGCTTGGTAGTGGCCAATCAACAGATCCGTTCGAAGATGAAATGAAACTATTTTTATCGGAAATTCGTAGCGTTGAACAATCGGAAGACGTCGCGGAAGACGtcgatgaaaattttgaagcgAGAATTGAAACCATCAAG ACTCAATTGACCGAAATTGTGGGAAAGAAATTCCTGGCGCCTTACAACTCATGGAACGGCAAGGCATTTCACAACGCATTCGTATGCAGTTTGGACGACACGACCGATTACGATGAAACTGTTACTTTggacaacatcaaaattaaagttcTGTTCATCAATCCGACACATCGAGACATGGTACCATGTTCGTACTTCTTGGACGGTAGCTGCAAATTCGATTCAGACCGATGTCACTATTCCCATGGCGAACTCGTATTGTACAAAGAGTTACAGGATTATAAAGAGCCGAATTTTCAACTGCTGCAACAAATGAAATGTCCAGTGCTTGTGAAACAGAGTGATCGTATTTGGCACAGAGGTAGAGTGACGTCGAGCAATTTCGACGAGCAGCGTTGCACAGTAAAATTGGAGCAAAACAATAAAGAGATCTGTTGTGAATTTCCGGATGTCTTACCTATGCATTGTG ACAGTCCAACATCAGAAGATGAATCATCCGATTCTAATAGCTACGGCGAGGAGCGCCACAAACAAATTCTAGTTGACAGAACACTATTGAATCCATCAACAGACGGAGTTCTGGGCGAATGGGAGAAACACACCAAGGGCTTCGGTTCGAAAATGATGCAGAAATTCGGCTACATTCTCGGAACTGGCCTGGGCAATAATGGCGAAGGCATTGTCGATCCAGTACAGATACAAATTCTACCGGCGGGCAAGAGTTTGGATTATTGCATGGAGCTAAGGGAACGAGCCAACGGTGACAAGGACTTGTTTAACGTTGATAGAAAGTGGAAAAAGCAGCAAAAGAAACAGGAACTAGTGAATGCTCGCGCATACGAACGGAATCGTCAAAGTAGCAACGTCTTCAATTTCCTAAACGATAGTATCCTTGCCACTATGGATGGTGGTCGTGACGCAGTCCCGACACCGCAGGCCCAAACTCAGCCGAAGCCTGTTGAGCTTAAAACGCATTCgaccaaaaatttgaatgttgcCGCGTTTAAGTTGGGCGAAGACATTAAAAAGCTGGAGAAGGACATCCAAAGTGTGAAGGATTCCATGGCGCGACAACAACGCGGAACACCTGTATATAGCAAATTAAGTGCAAAGTTGAGTTCAAAGCATTCGGAATTGACTGAGTTGAAGAAATCAGAGAAAAATGTGACAAGTGAACAAATATTCCGGAAGGATAAGTCTAAGTTGACGATATTCTAG
- the LOC119073938 gene encoding uncharacterized protein CG3556 isoform X2 produces MEHRNRITLTVVSVLCITGSLAAEHVSIFSTIFASTEKQSTPSTTTTTTTAATYPSSSSALSSSITSSTTVQQSTTQHQNTTTLPGTTLDSLAISLSPSQPSTVSISTAPQSDIVEAPSETTLIEHEIIGSAGPDKKESEGIQRALDWLKEKRSSDYGWENDTHMVILAKELSGVWDSPDADGHLQVIQGLEDLLSVKQMEIEILSLLDRHHTLPKPINPDKLARYVLALGSLCKDPKRFNGHDMVALLQHHEPVQDQEFALTTLAACSSAAHVRKRQIRRLLDIASGVTDQSVDTIAMVILALRCIVTDHRHRHLQHFVRRPARGLAGLQGPRGSFGSLRSTALAMQALQDLESDPAGPWNRSAASKWILARQRPDGGWTEEPLKDGQDASIGIGLTADIILALGWKGLGAVRALQCDHVIRETNDNPSENGEPKLAAPVGLASSAEESEGRNISYTYTLWVGTNVTEAYSLSLISPKNTSFFRAMTQAADIDPRFGFEAREWPNGHYVHTLAGKKEEPRGYNYWLLYRLPELPDPSNPPGNQLIAPVGVDELMVEDGEHYLYWYKKL; encoded by the exons ATGGAGCATAGAAACCGTATAACTCTTACAGTAGTCTCTGTTCTGTGTATAACTGGATCATTAGCAGCAGAACATGTATCAATTTTCTCGACCA TATTTGCTTCAACGGAGAAACAGTCAACACCCTCAACCACTACCACAACAACGACAGCAGCGACGTATCCATCATCGTCATCCGCATTATCCTCATCAATTACATCATCAACAACAGTGCAGCAGTCGACAACTCAACATCAAAATACCACCACACTACCTGGCACAACATTAGATTCACTTGCAATAAGTCTATCTCCATCACAACCATCGACGGTGTCCATTTCAACTGCACCTCAGTCGGATATTGTAGAAGCGCCATCCGAAACAACTCTAATTGAGCACGAAATTATTGGATCGGCAGGCCCAGACAAAAAAGAAAGCGAAGGCATACAGAGAGCATTAGACTggttaaaagaaaaacgttcGTCGGACTATGGTTGGGAAAATGATACCCACATGGTAATATTGGCTAAAGAG cTATCTGGCGTATGGGATTCTCCTGACGCCGACGGGCATCTGCAAGTAATTCAAGGTCTTGAAGACTTGCTATCAGTAAAACAGATGGAAATTGAGATTCTTTCCTTGTTGGATCGACACCATACGCTACCGAAACCAATCAATCCTGATAAACTTGCTCGATATGTGTTAGCCTTGGGTTCGTTGTGCAAAGATCCGAAGCGATTCAATGGTCATGATATGGTGGCATTGTTGCAACATCATGAACCCGTTCAG GATCAAGAATTTGCATTAACTACTCTGGCGGCTTGTAGTTCTGCGGCACATGTTCGGAAACGACAGATCCGCAGATTGCTAGACATTGCGAGCGGCGTAACGGATCAAAGTGTTG ACACTATAGCAATGGTCATACTGGCACTAAGGTGCATAGTAACCGATCACCGTCATCGTCatttacaacattttgttcGTCGGCCTGCTAGAGGTTTAGCTGGCCTTCAAGGTCCACGCGGTAGCTTCGGATCGTTACGTAGTACGGCATTAGCAATGCAGGCTCTACAAGATTTAGAATCCGATCCCGCTGGTCCGTGGAATCGATCTGCTGCATCGAAGTGGATTCTAGCACGACAACGACCGGATGGAGGATGGACTGAGGAGCCATTGAAAGATGGCCAGGATGCGAGCATTGGAATCGGGTTAACGGCTGATATAATTTTAGCTCTTGGATGGAAAGGTTTGGGTGCTGTCAGAGCGCTGCAATGTGACCATGTGATCCGAGAAACTAATGACAATCCATCGG aaAATGGTGAACCGAAACTGGCTGCTCCCGTTGGACTTGCATCATCAGCTGAAGAATCTGAAGGCCGTAACATATCTTACACATACACTCTATGGGTGGGAACAAATGTGACCGAAGCATACTCACTATCGTTAATATCACCCAAAAATACGAGCTTCTTCCGAGCTATGACTCAAGCAGCTGACATAGACCCGCGATTCGGCTTTGAGGCTCGAGAATGGCCGAATGGACATTATGTGCATACGTTGGCTGGCAAAAAGGAAGAACCTAGAGG ATACAACTATTGGCTGCTGTATCGTTTGCCCGAACTTCCCGATCCGAGTAATCCACCAGGAAATCAATTGATCGCACCGGTCGGCGTTGACGAATTGATGGTGGAAGACGGTGAACACTATCTGTATTGGTATAAGAAGCTGTAA
- the LOC119073930 gene encoding odorant receptor 94b-like: MATIEADKMLQQISKIFYLSGIWQSDGESKYRKISKKCFYSLFAAWIPIFFAINAFRCVDRNESVHSAQIAVLTAVEYVKFLYLMYKKQEILSFLNDPIFVHSIQNREEYELANRKIEKLMKFLRPYCLAIFITVFLVIVIKLPIFSADKGLPFFISFTWNVSEIFYWLAYLIISLSIVLSAVINFITVLVWYIMLNYSIEYELLGNKLKTLGVSTEKDKNQDKNDKQKKIVEKIQSRKSQIGVQQSKKFVENLIVLIKAHRNLTETVERFRSCFSTLFLAQITISGIIICVSVYSLAFTSNRNIVQTEFYFAELLYGFFDIFLVMYLANDITVMSDRLSYCLFSSNWIEQTESCKKYVLIMGEMLKQPQQLVILIYPMNLETFLKIVKGAYSMFNILKSL; encoded by the exons ATGGCTACGATTGAAGCCGATAAAATGCTGcagcaaatttcaaaaatattttatctgaGTGGAATATGGCAAAGTGACGGGGAGTCGAAATACCGAAAAATCTCCAAGAAATGTTTCTACTCCCTTTTTGCTGCTTGGATACCAATTTTCTTTGCAATTAATGCATTTCGATGTGTCGATCGGAACGAATCTGTTCATTCTGCACAAATTGCAGTTTTAACGGCGGTTGAATacgtgaaatttttgtacCTTATGTACAAGAAACAAGAAATTCTCTCATTTTTGAATGATCCGATCTTTgttcattcaattcaaaatcgaGAAGAATATGAGCTCGCGAACAGAAAGATAgagaaattgatgaaattccTACGTCCATATTGTTTGGCCATATTCATAACTGTTTTTTTGGTCATTGTTATAAAATTGCCAATATTCTCAGCCGATAAAGGTTTGCCGTTTTTTATTAGCTTCACGTGGAACGTatcagaaattttttattggttgGCGTACTTAATCATATCGCTGTCAATAGTGTTGTCTGCcgtaataaattttattactgTACTAGTTTGGTACATAATGTTGAATTATTCTATTGAGTACGAATTGCtgggaaataaattaaaaaccttAGGAGTATCAACGGAGAAAG ACAAAAATCAGGACAAAAAcgacaaacaaaagaaaattgtggaaaaaatACAGAGCCGGAAAAGCCAGATCGGTGTAcaacaaagtaaaaaattcgtcgaaaatttaattgttttgataAAAGCTCATCGAAACTTGACCGA AACAGTAGAGCGATTTCGATCCTGTTTCTCAACACTATTTTTGGCCCAAATCACAATCAGCGGCATAATTATTTGTGTTTCAGTTTACAGTTTAGCATTT ACTTCGAACCGAAATATTGTACAAACAGAGTTTTATTTCGCTGAACTGCTGTatggattttttgatatttttttggttatgtaCCTGGCAAATGACATTACCGTTATGAGTGACCGACTATCTTACtgtttattttcgtcaaattggATTGAGCAAACTGAATCATGTAAAAAGTATGTTCTCATCATGGGCGAAATGTTGAAGCAGCCACAACAACTGGTCATCTTGATTTATCCAATGAACTTGGAAACGTTTCTGAAG ATTGTGAAAGGTGCCTACAGCATGTTTAACATATTGAAAAGTTTGTAG
- the LOC119073938 gene encoding uncharacterized protein CG3556 isoform X1: MEHRNRITLTVVSVLCITGSLAAEHVSIFSTIFASTEKQSTPSTTTTTTTAATYPSSSSALSSSITSSTTVQQSTTQHQNTTTLPGTTLDSLAISLSPSQPSTVSISTAPQSDIVEAPSETTLIEHEIIGSAGPDKKESEGIQRALDWLKEKRSSDYGWENDTHMVILAKELSGVWDSPDADGHLQVIQGLEDLLSVKQMEIEILSLLDRHHTLPKPINPDKLARYVLALGSLCKDPKRFNGHDMVALLQHHEPVQVYNKSEPNQSTQIRNPSSELQDQEFALTTLAACSSAAHVRKRQIRRLLDIASGVTDQSVDTIAMVILALRCIVTDHRHRHLQHFVRRPARGLAGLQGPRGSFGSLRSTALAMQALQDLESDPAGPWNRSAASKWILARQRPDGGWTEEPLKDGQDASIGIGLTADIILALGWKGLGAVRALQCDHVIRETNDNPSENGEPKLAAPVGLASSAEESEGRNISYTYTLWVGTNVTEAYSLSLISPKNTSFFRAMTQAADIDPRFGFEAREWPNGHYVHTLAGKKEEPRGYNYWLLYRLPELPDPSNPPGNQLIAPVGVDELMVEDGEHYLYWYKKL, encoded by the exons ATGGAGCATAGAAACCGTATAACTCTTACAGTAGTCTCTGTTCTGTGTATAACTGGATCATTAGCAGCAGAACATGTATCAATTTTCTCGACCA TATTTGCTTCAACGGAGAAACAGTCAACACCCTCAACCACTACCACAACAACGACAGCAGCGACGTATCCATCATCGTCATCCGCATTATCCTCATCAATTACATCATCAACAACAGTGCAGCAGTCGACAACTCAACATCAAAATACCACCACACTACCTGGCACAACATTAGATTCACTTGCAATAAGTCTATCTCCATCACAACCATCGACGGTGTCCATTTCAACTGCACCTCAGTCGGATATTGTAGAAGCGCCATCCGAAACAACTCTAATTGAGCACGAAATTATTGGATCGGCAGGCCCAGACAAAAAAGAAAGCGAAGGCATACAGAGAGCATTAGACTggttaaaagaaaaacgttcGTCGGACTATGGTTGGGAAAATGATACCCACATGGTAATATTGGCTAAAGAG cTATCTGGCGTATGGGATTCTCCTGACGCCGACGGGCATCTGCAAGTAATTCAAGGTCTTGAAGACTTGCTATCAGTAAAACAGATGGAAATTGAGATTCTTTCCTTGTTGGATCGACACCATACGCTACCGAAACCAATCAATCCTGATAAACTTGCTCGATATGTGTTAGCCTTGGGTTCGTTGTGCAAAGATCCGAAGCGATTCAATGGTCATGATATGGTGGCATTGTTGCAACATCATGAACCCGTTCAGGTATACAACAAATCTGAACCAAACCAATCGACACAGATAAGAAATCCAAGTTCGGAATTGCAGGATCAAGAATTTGCATTAACTACTCTGGCGGCTTGTAGTTCTGCGGCACATGTTCGGAAACGACAGATCCGCAGATTGCTAGACATTGCGAGCGGCGTAACGGATCAAAGTGTTG ACACTATAGCAATGGTCATACTGGCACTAAGGTGCATAGTAACCGATCACCGTCATCGTCatttacaacattttgttcGTCGGCCTGCTAGAGGTTTAGCTGGCCTTCAAGGTCCACGCGGTAGCTTCGGATCGTTACGTAGTACGGCATTAGCAATGCAGGCTCTACAAGATTTAGAATCCGATCCCGCTGGTCCGTGGAATCGATCTGCTGCATCGAAGTGGATTCTAGCACGACAACGACCGGATGGAGGATGGACTGAGGAGCCATTGAAAGATGGCCAGGATGCGAGCATTGGAATCGGGTTAACGGCTGATATAATTTTAGCTCTTGGATGGAAAGGTTTGGGTGCTGTCAGAGCGCTGCAATGTGACCATGTGATCCGAGAAACTAATGACAATCCATCGG aaAATGGTGAACCGAAACTGGCTGCTCCCGTTGGACTTGCATCATCAGCTGAAGAATCTGAAGGCCGTAACATATCTTACACATACACTCTATGGGTGGGAACAAATGTGACCGAAGCATACTCACTATCGTTAATATCACCCAAAAATACGAGCTTCTTCCGAGCTATGACTCAAGCAGCTGACATAGACCCGCGATTCGGCTTTGAGGCTCGAGAATGGCCGAATGGACATTATGTGCATACGTTGGCTGGCAAAAAGGAAGAACCTAGAGG ATACAACTATTGGCTGCTGTATCGTTTGCCCGAACTTCCCGATCCGAGTAATCCACCAGGAAATCAATTGATCGCACCGGTCGGCGTTGACGAATTGATGGTGGAAGACGGTGAACACTATCTGTATTGGTATAAGAAGCTGTAA